Proteins co-encoded in one Oncorhynchus kisutch isolate 150728-3 linkage group LG1, Okis_V2, whole genome shotgun sequence genomic window:
- the fmoda gene encoding fibromodulin a has translation MRGLCVFLLACVLPLSLASPGMQDPFLWLSALRGRGYVEGSLLADTTGGECPAECDCPPSFPIAMYCDGRGLTAMPNVPSRMKYLYLQHNEISAIPDSALANATNLVWVMMHHNALSTDKIGKRVFAKLQGLERLYLQHNNLTRVPPNLPSSLRDLRLNNNNINKITPAALDGMENLTILYLHDNALTDMGTSLRGLNSLTLLDVSGNKLKKVPDSLPERLHQLYLESNAISAVPEGFLSKFSQLQYVRMAHNQLTDNGIPPNTFNVSGLVELDLSFNQLERIPPVSQTLEHLYLQANHIKEFTLGSFCDVVDVMNFSKLRTLRLEGNEISIGDVPSESALCLRLANTIDV, from the exons atgagGGGATTGTGTGTGTTCCTCTTGGCGTGCGTCCTGCCGCTATCCCTCGCCTCGCCAGGCATGCAGGACCCGTTCCTCTGGCTGTCCGCCCTGCGAGGTCGTGGTTATGTCGAGGGCTCCCTATTGGCTGACACCACCGGAGGGGAGTGTCCTGCAGAGTGTGACTGCCCGCCCTCCTTCCCCATCGCTATGTACTGTGACGGGCGTGGCTTGACAGCCATGCCCAATGTGCCTTCCAGGATGAAGTATCTGTACCTGCAGCACAATGAGATCTCCGCCATACCAGACTCTGCCCTGGCCAACGCCACCAACCTTGTCTGGGTCATGATGCATCACAATGCTCTGTCTACAGACAAAATCGGCAAGAGG GTGTTTGCCAAGCTGCAGGGTTTGGAGCGTCTGTACCTTCAACATAATAACCTGACTCGTGTTCCCCCCAACCTGCCAAGCTCACTACGGGACCTcagactcaacaacaacaacatcaacaag ATAACACCAGCGGCCCTTGATGGCATGGAAAACCTGACCATCCTGTATCTCCACGATAACGCTCTGACAGATATGGGCACATCTCTGAGGGGTTTGAACTCACTCACTCTCCTTGATGTCAGCGGCAACAAGCtgaagaag GTACCAGATAGTCTCCCAGAGCGCCTCCACCAGCTGTACCTGGAGTCCAACGCCATCAGTGCTGTCCCAGAGGGTTTCCTCAGTAAGTTCTCCCAGCTGCAGTACGTCCGCATGGCCCACAACCAGCTGACCGACAATGGCATCCCCCCCAACACCTTCAACGTGTCTGGCCTGGTGGAGCTGGACCTCAGCTTCAACCAGCTGGAGAGGATCCCCCCCGTCAGCCAGACGCTTGAGCACCTCTACCTGCAGGCCAACCACATCAAAG agttTACCCTGGGGAGTTTCTGTGATGTCGTGGACGTAATGAACTTCTCCAAGCTAAGGACACTGCGTCTGGAGGGGAATGAGATCAGCATCGGGGATGTCCCCTCGGAGTCGGCCCTCTGTCTGCGTCTGGCTAACACCATTGATGTGTAA